One Pseudomonas sp. MH9.2 DNA segment encodes these proteins:
- a CDS encoding SulP family inorganic anion transporter translates to MVSRHSRGSFRQWVPEWIRNYRQGWFKGDAIAGMTTAAVVIPKALAYATIAGLPVQVGLYTVLVPMAIYALLGSSRPLSVSTTTTIAILAGSALGQISPTGDPVVLIVGSATLAVLVGAFLVLAGVLRLGFVANFISEPVLVGFKAGIGIVIVLDQAPKLLGIHIEKGNFLHNLIATFWGIPHASLPTVAVGILMVLILVAMKRFTPSAPAPLVAVAIGIAGVSLLGLDRFGISLVGNVPTGLPALTLPGWEWVTPLWPAAIGIALMSFTETIAAGRAFARSDEPTPQPNRELIATGIANIGGAFLGGMTAGGGTTQTAVNRLAGAHTQLAGLITAALALGTCLLLAPFISLMPNATLAAVVIVYSVGLIEASEFRDILAVRRTEFIWALAAMLGVMLLGTLKGIVVAIIVSLVALAYQVSDPPVYALVRKPGTNVFRPKSDEHPEDESFAGLLLVRSEGRIFFVNAQRVGHKLLALIAESKPRVIALDLSGVFDLEYTALKMLTEAENQMREQGVMLWLVGMNPGVFAMVRNSPLGRSLGPTRMFFNLEQAVAHFQV, encoded by the coding sequence ATGGTCTCTCGGCATTCGAGGGGCAGTTTTCGTCAGTGGGTACCGGAGTGGATTCGCAACTACCGGCAGGGCTGGTTCAAAGGCGATGCCATTGCCGGCATGACGACGGCGGCGGTGGTCATACCAAAAGCACTGGCTTACGCCACTATTGCCGGACTCCCGGTACAAGTCGGGCTCTATACGGTGTTGGTGCCGATGGCGATTTATGCCTTACTCGGCTCTTCGCGCCCGCTCAGCGTGAGTACAACCACGACAATCGCCATCCTCGCAGGTTCTGCACTGGGTCAGATCAGCCCGACGGGCGACCCTGTTGTATTGATAGTGGGATCCGCCACGTTGGCAGTGCTGGTAGGCGCTTTCCTTGTCCTTGCGGGGGTATTGCGCCTTGGATTTGTAGCCAACTTCATCTCCGAGCCCGTGCTGGTTGGATTCAAGGCCGGCATTGGCATCGTCATCGTGCTTGACCAAGCGCCCAAGTTGTTAGGCATCCACATTGAAAAGGGCAACTTCCTCCATAACCTGATCGCCACGTTTTGGGGTATACCGCACGCTTCGCTGCCCACCGTTGCGGTGGGTATCTTGATGGTGCTGATCCTGGTCGCGATGAAGCGTTTCACCCCAAGCGCGCCCGCGCCACTGGTCGCGGTGGCCATCGGGATTGCAGGGGTGAGCCTGCTTGGCCTGGACCGCTTTGGCATTTCGTTAGTCGGCAATGTTCCAACCGGATTACCTGCCTTGACGTTGCCAGGATGGGAGTGGGTGACTCCTCTCTGGCCAGCAGCCATAGGGATCGCGCTGATGAGCTTTACCGAGACCATCGCTGCCGGACGTGCCTTCGCCCGAAGTGACGAGCCCACGCCTCAGCCCAATCGGGAACTAATCGCGACGGGCATAGCGAACATAGGCGGAGCCTTCCTGGGGGGCATGACGGCGGGAGGAGGAACCACGCAGACCGCGGTAAACCGGCTGGCGGGGGCTCATACGCAACTGGCAGGGCTGATTACAGCGGCGCTGGCACTGGGAACGTGCCTGCTGCTGGCGCCTTTCATTAGCCTGATGCCGAATGCCACGCTGGCGGCCGTGGTGATTGTCTATTCGGTGGGCCTTATCGAAGCCTCAGAGTTTCGCGACATTCTGGCGGTGCGCCGAACAGAGTTTATCTGGGCGCTCGCCGCCATGTTGGGGGTCATGCTGCTAGGAACATTGAAGGGCATTGTCGTTGCGATCATCGTGTCGCTCGTCGCCTTGGCCTATCAGGTTTCAGACCCCCCAGTTTATGCCTTGGTCCGAAAACCAGGCACCAACGTTTTCCGCCCGAAATCCGATGAGCATCCCGAGGATGAAAGCTTCGCCGGATTGCTGCTGGTGCGCTCAGAAGGCCGGATTTTCTTCGTGAATGCCCAGCGGGTTGGCCATAAGTTGCTGGCGTTGATTGCTGAGTCCAAACCGCGGGTCATTGCTCTCGACCTTAGCGGCGTGTTCGATTTGGAATACACCGCCCTGAAAATGCTGACCGAGGCCGAAAACCAAATGCGTGAACAGGGTGTAATGCTGTGGCTAGTGGGCATGAATCCAGGCGTGTTTGCCATGGTAAGAAATTCGCCGCTGGGGCGCTCGCTGGGCCCCACGCGAATGTTCTTCAATCTGGAGCAGGCTGTTGCGCATTTTCAGGTATAG
- a CDS encoding DUF5064 family protein, which yields MFTPGHLNRASIPGMPGIPKFNIDVFYEVRHDPKEGTLMHFKMVGQVSGREFVDEFDMHRDTASNFASLLAKVAVKHGLPPNESPIMRSHAEYDAMFEDIRDKLGIKPGEPINLDNLAKDGL from the coding sequence ATGTTCACGCCAGGCCATCTCAATCGCGCCAGTATTCCTGGAATGCCAGGCATACCAAAATTCAACATCGACGTTTTCTACGAGGTTCGTCATGACCCAAAGGAAGGCACGTTGATGCACTTCAAAATGGTCGGACAGGTGTCGGGCCGAGAGTTCGTTGATGAGTTCGACATGCACCGCGATACCGCCTCCAACTTCGCCAGTCTGCTGGCCAAGGTCGCGGTCAAGCACGGTCTGCCCCCTAACGAAAGTCCTATCATGCGCAGCCACGCCGAATACGATGCGATGTTCGAAGATATTCGCGACAAACTGGGCATCAAACCCGGCGAACCGATTAACTTGGATAACCTGGCGAAAGACGGGCTTTAA
- a CDS encoding helix-turn-helix domain-containing protein, whose protein sequence is MRAFKHPPASDFVLERVLYALSDPVRLEIVRHLGRVAEASCGELDGGRPKSSMSHHFRVLRDAGLVHTQNVGTLHMNSLRSADLNSRFPGLMTAILTQQD, encoded by the coding sequence ATGCGCGCATTCAAACATCCACCTGCCAGCGACTTTGTCCTCGAACGAGTGCTCTATGCCTTGAGCGATCCGGTTCGCCTGGAAATCGTCCGTCATCTTGGCCGTGTCGCCGAAGCGAGTTGCGGCGAGCTGGATGGCGGCAGGCCAAAGTCGAGCATGTCTCATCATTTTCGGGTGCTGCGCGATGCCGGTCTTGTTCACACTCAGAACGTCGGTACCCTGCACATGAACTCATTGCGCAGTGCTGACTTGAACAGTCGGTTTCCCGGGCTGATGACGGCAATCCTGACTCAACAGGATTGA
- a CDS encoding VIT1/CCC1 transporter family protein: MHDIKEQKRARVLDPIDRVSEVIFGLLMAMTFIGSLSVATAGQETVRTMMVTALGCNLAWGLADAVMYLVRTVTDRTRNRTLFLRLCKETNAASGQALIAGALPPRIAAAAGNEGLEMIRRRMLEFSDAPIPPRLRLDDFKGAFGIFLLVTLATFPVVVPFMLLHQVTVAIRVSNMVALGMLFLAGWALARYAGGSRWRGGTVMAITGTLLMLAIMALGG, from the coding sequence ATGCACGACATCAAAGAACAGAAGCGGGCGCGCGTGCTCGATCCGATCGATCGTGTCTCGGAGGTGATCTTCGGTCTGCTGATGGCGATGACTTTTATTGGCTCGCTTAGCGTGGCAACGGCTGGTCAGGAGACGGTGCGCACGATGATGGTCACGGCACTCGGTTGCAATCTTGCCTGGGGCCTCGCGGATGCCGTCATGTACCTCGTACGCACGGTCACCGATCGCACGCGCAATCGGACGCTTTTCTTACGCCTGTGCAAAGAAACGAATGCAGCATCAGGGCAGGCACTCATTGCTGGAGCACTGCCTCCTCGTATCGCGGCGGCGGCGGGCAACGAGGGCCTTGAAATGATTCGTCGTCGGATGCTCGAGTTTTCGGACGCACCCATACCTCCACGTCTTCGCCTGGACGACTTCAAGGGTGCATTCGGCATTTTCCTTCTGGTGACTCTTGCAACATTTCCTGTGGTAGTGCCATTCATGCTGCTTCATCAAGTGACGGTTGCGATACGCGTCTCCAACATGGTCGCACTCGGGATGCTGTTTCTAGCCGGCTGGGCTCTTGCGCGATACGCGGGCGGAAGCCGCTGGCGCGGAGGTACGGTAATGGCGATCACCGGTACATTACTGATGTTGGCGATCATGGCGCTGGGAGGGTGA
- a CDS encoding NADH:flavin oxidoreductase/NADH oxidase, protein MSALFQPFKLKDVTLRNRIAVPPMCQYSAIDGLINEWHQVHLASIARGGAGLVIVEATAVAPEGRITPGCTGIWSDELAQAFVPVVQAIKAAGSVPGIQIAHAGRKASANRPWEGDDHIADDDTRGWQTIAPSAIAFGANLPKKPKAMTLDDIARVRDDFVAAARRAREAGFEWLELHFAHGYLAQTFFSEHSNHRQDAYGGSFDNRSRFLLETLAAVREVWPENLPLTARFGVLEYDGRDEQTLVESIELTRRFKAAGLDMLSVSIGFTIPETNIPWAPSFMGPIAERVRREADIPVSSAWGFGTPAIAEKVLKDGQLDLVMVGRAHLANPHWTYFAARELGIDRASWTLPAPYAHWLERY, encoded by the coding sequence ATGTCTGCGCTGTTCCAACCGTTCAAACTCAAGGATGTCACGCTGCGCAACCGGATTGCGGTCCCGCCCATGTGCCAGTACTCGGCAATTGATGGTTTGATCAACGAATGGCATCAAGTTCACTTGGCCTCTATCGCGCGCGGCGGCGCCGGTTTGGTGATTGTAGAAGCAACCGCTGTTGCTCCCGAAGGACGCATTACTCCAGGCTGCACGGGGATCTGGAGCGACGAGCTGGCACAGGCGTTTGTACCGGTGGTTCAGGCCATCAAGGCCGCAGGTTCGGTGCCGGGCATCCAGATCGCCCACGCCGGGCGCAAAGCCAGCGCCAACCGTCCATGGGAAGGCGATGATCATATTGCTGACGATGATACCCGTGGCTGGCAGACCATCGCGCCGTCCGCCATCGCGTTCGGCGCCAACCTGCCGAAAAAGCCCAAGGCCATGACCCTGGACGATATTGCTCGTGTGCGTGACGATTTTGTCGCTGCCGCCCGTCGCGCTCGTGAAGCCGGCTTCGAATGGCTGGAACTTCACTTCGCTCACGGTTATCTGGCGCAGACTTTCTTTTCCGAGCATTCAAATCATCGTCAAGACGCCTACGGTGGCAGTTTTGACAACCGTAGCCGTTTCCTTCTGGAAACACTGGCAGCCGTGCGCGAAGTCTGGCCGGAAAACCTGCCGTTGACCGCGCGTTTCGGCGTGCTCGAATACGACGGTCGGGACGAGCAAACCCTGGTGGAGTCCATCGAGCTGACCCGACGCTTCAAAGCCGCCGGCCTGGATATGCTTAGCGTCAGCATTGGTTTCACCATTCCTGAAACCAACATTCCCTGGGCGCCGTCGTTCATGGGCCCGATTGCCGAGCGCGTGCGTCGCGAAGCCGACATTCCGGTCTCTTCGGCTTGGGGCTTCGGCACCCCGGCGATTGCAGAGAAAGTGCTCAAGGACGGTCAACTGGACCTGGTGATGGTCGGTCGCGCACATCTGGCCAACCCACACTGGACCTATTTTGCCGCCCGTGAACTGGGCATTGACCGTGCGTCCTGGACGCTCCCGGCACCTTATGCCCACTGGCTGGAACGCTACTGA
- a CDS encoding cation:proton antiporter, translating to MYQNLALLTAFLLIYSIFAGRFESSLLNGPLMFMLAGLILGPAVLDILQLRIGREGLKALAELTLAIVLFSDAANANLKVLRAHEGLPLRLLLIGLPLTILCGWLVGIWLFPQVPLIELAILATLLAPTDAALGKAVVSNPKVAAPVREGLNVESGLNDGICVPVLLMFLALLVEEQTQAPLSLAAKLLVEELGIGALSGIALTMVAWQLQRLSWKHQWQMPVWSQLTLPGLAVLCFATAQTLGGSGFIAAFVGGLLAGYLFKEQKHQLLQASEEFASLLSVITWAVFGALVIPKAWSSLTLDIWLYALLSLTVVRMLPVLISLLGACFDIETRLFMAWFGPRGLATIVFAVMIMDYPLLASNTLIATAICTVLLSVLLHGLSANPWVARLVHREH from the coding sequence ATGTACCAGAACCTCGCTCTGCTCACGGCCTTCCTCTTGATCTACAGCATTTTCGCTGGGCGGTTCGAGTCGAGCCTGCTCAATGGTCCACTGATGTTTATGCTCGCAGGTCTCATTCTCGGGCCTGCTGTGCTAGACATTCTGCAACTCCGGATTGGTCGGGAAGGCCTCAAAGCCTTGGCCGAGTTGACCCTGGCGATTGTTCTGTTCAGTGATGCAGCCAACGCTAACCTCAAAGTCCTGCGGGCCCATGAAGGGCTTCCGTTACGGTTGCTGCTGATAGGCCTTCCCCTGACCATCTTGTGTGGGTGGCTGGTGGGTATCTGGCTATTCCCTCAGGTGCCGCTGATAGAGTTGGCCATTCTGGCAACCCTGTTGGCGCCTACCGACGCAGCGCTGGGCAAGGCGGTTGTGAGCAACCCAAAGGTTGCCGCTCCCGTGCGTGAAGGGTTGAACGTAGAGAGCGGCTTGAATGACGGGATCTGCGTGCCGGTGCTATTGATGTTCCTGGCGTTATTGGTCGAAGAACAGACTCAGGCCCCTCTCTCTCTGGCGGCGAAGCTGCTTGTCGAGGAACTGGGCATTGGCGCGCTGTCCGGGATCGCCCTGACCATGGTCGCCTGGCAGTTGCAGCGGCTCTCCTGGAAGCACCAGTGGCAGATGCCCGTGTGGTCACAACTTACCCTCCCCGGCCTCGCCGTTCTGTGCTTTGCCACTGCGCAAACATTGGGCGGCAGTGGCTTTATTGCCGCCTTCGTCGGGGGGCTGCTCGCGGGTTACCTGTTTAAGGAGCAAAAGCATCAGCTGCTTCAAGCCAGCGAAGAATTTGCCAGCCTGCTATCGGTCATCACTTGGGCCGTGTTTGGCGCATTGGTCATCCCCAAAGCCTGGAGCAGCCTAACCCTGGATATCTGGCTTTACGCGCTGCTCAGTTTGACCGTGGTGCGCATGCTACCCGTGCTCATCAGCCTCCTGGGGGCCTGCTTCGACATCGAAACCCGCCTATTCATGGCCTGGTTCGGCCCACGTGGCCTGGCCACCATCGTCTTTGCCGTCATGATAATGGACTACCCTCTATTGGCGAGTAATACGCTGATCGCTACCGCCATTTGCACGGTGTTACTCAGTGTTCTTCTGCACGGGTTGAGCGCCAACCCGTGGGTTGCGCGGCTGGTCCACCGTGAGCATTGA